One Bacteroidota bacterium genomic region harbors:
- the ftsZ gene encoding cell division protein FtsZ yields MIQFDIPKDKQNIIKVIGVGGGGGSAVNHMYNQGIRGVDFVICNTDMQAIEASPIQLKLQIGQSLTGGLGAGSNPETGEKAAQESIESIVELLGINTKMIFITAGMGGGTGTGAAPIIAQTAKDMGILTVGIVTTPFKVEGNRRRGFADSGLQRMKDSVDCLLVINNDRIMELHGNQKFSNAFAHANDILTTAAKGIAEIITVTGYINVDFEDVRTVMTNSGVAIMGTAAAEGECRALNAIEAAMTSPLLNNNKIKGAKNILLNITSGTDEALMTEIEEITNYVQREAEITTDIILGLTQDESLGNKISVTIIATGFEPVENKPIEQQWVKRNLVEENNQPNSNNAPQKPILNEEESQFELFDLNAPQPLAEEPVAEHIEEIPQAEIPLHEEEITPAMQEDKERVEKLKQRMVEMRKLSQDIRNPQMVDEMYNVPAYIRKAINLEKVPHSSENNLSRVSLVEEKEEKKHELKQNNSFLHDNVD; encoded by the coding sequence ATGATACAATTCGACATACCAAAAGACAAGCAAAATATTATAAAAGTAATAGGTGTGGGCGGCGGCGGAGGTAGTGCCGTTAACCACATGTATAACCAAGGTATACGTGGAGTTGATTTTGTAATATGCAATACCGACATGCAAGCTATCGAGGCAAGTCCGATACAATTAAAATTACAGATTGGTCAAAGTTTGACTGGTGGCTTGGGTGCAGGTTCAAATCCTGAGACGGGCGAAAAAGCAGCACAAGAAAGTATAGAAAGTATTGTAGAATTATTGGGTATTAATACCAAAATGATTTTCATTACTGCGGGTATGGGTGGCGGCACTGGAACAGGTGCAGCACCTATTATAGCTCAAACTGCAAAGGATATGGGAATACTTACGGTGGGTATTGTAACAACACCATTCAAAGTAGAAGGTAACCGCAGAAGAGGATTTGCTGATAGTGGTTTGCAACGTATGAAGGATTCTGTAGATTGTTTATTGGTTATTAATAACGATCGTATTATGGAATTGCATGGCAACCAAAAATTCAGTAATGCTTTTGCCCATGCCAATGATATATTAACTACCGCAGCAAAAGGTATTGCAGAAATTATTACGGTAACAGGATATATAAATGTAGATTTTGAAGATGTACGGACGGTGATGACCAACAGCGGTGTAGCTATTATGGGAACTGCTGCTGCCGAAGGTGAATGCAGGGCATTAAATGCCATTGAAGCTGCGATGACGAGTCCACTTTTGAATAATAATAAAATAAAGGGAGCGAAAAATATATTATTAAATATCACCAGTGGAACCGATGAAGCCTTGATGACAGAGATAGAAGAAATTACCAACTATGTACAACGTGAAGCAGAAATTACTACTGATATCATATTAGGTTTAACACAAGACGAATCATTGGGAAATAAAATTTCAGTAACTATTATAGCAACTGGATTTGAACCTGTGGAAAATAAACCTATAGAACAACAATGGGTGAAACGGAATTTGGTGGAGGAAAATAATCAGCCAAATAGTAATAATGCTCCGCAAAAACCTATATTGAATGAGGAAGAAAGTCAATTTGAATTATTCGATTTGAATGCTCCGCAACCCCTTGCTGAAGAGCCCGTAGCTGAGCATATAGAAGAAATACCACAAGCTGAAATTCCTTTGCATGAAGAAGAAATTACACCAGCTATGCAGGAGGATAAAGAGCGTGTAGAAAAATTGAAACAACGCATGGTGGAAATGCGTAAACTAAGTCAAGATATTCGCAACCCACAAATGGTTGATGAAATGTATAATGTTCCAGCCTATATAAGAAAAGCAATAAACCTTGAAAAAGT
- the murC gene encoding UDP-N-acetylmuramate--L-alanine ligase translates to MNLKNIKYIYFLGVGGIGMSALARFFNGTNIIVSGYDKTETPLTQALQKEGIEIAFDDQVKTLKKQLSFLEEQYINYFGRKLSISKNNILIVRTPAVPAEHKGFKWLVENDYNIVKRSELLGLISKNYYTIAVAGTHGKTTTSTMIAHILKSSGVDVLAFLGGISTNYQTNYIANTGEYPFVVVEADEFDRSFLHLKPDVSIVTATDADHLDIYGNHAEMEKTFIAFSKKTKKDGILFAKKEIPQIAHFRKPNSTYSIYVDADINSEKIKVVNGDYKFTYKDADVKWNNIICGLPGSHNVENATAAIAVCKYLGLTEKQIKKGLKTFAGVKRRFEYIIKLKDFVYIDDYAHHPEELKAAINSAKMLYKDKKITGIFQPHLYSRTRDFAKGFAESLDLLDEIILMDIYPAREKPMKGVTSKIIFDLMKNKNKVLVSKENLMKEIKKYKPEVLLTLGAGDVDTFISPLKKYYSKGL, encoded by the coding sequence ATGAATCTAAAGAATATAAAATATATATACTTTTTGGGCGTTGGAGGGATTGGCATGAGTGCACTTGCACGTTTTTTTAACGGCACCAATATTATTGTATCAGGTTATGATAAAACAGAAACACCCCTAACGCAGGCATTGCAAAAAGAAGGAATTGAAATAGCTTTCGATGATCAAGTAAAAACATTAAAAAAACAACTAAGTTTTTTAGAAGAACAGTATATAAATTACTTTGGACGAAAATTAAGCATCAGCAAAAATAATATATTAATTGTACGAACACCTGCTGTACCTGCGGAACACAAAGGGTTTAAATGGTTGGTCGAAAATGACTATAATATTGTAAAACGCTCTGAATTGTTGGGATTAATTAGCAAGAATTATTATACGATTGCAGTAGCGGGCACACATGGTAAAACTACAACGTCGACAATGATAGCTCATATTCTGAAAAGTTCAGGTGTGGATGTGTTGGCATTTTTGGGCGGAATTTCTACCAATTATCAAACAAATTATATAGCCAATACTGGAGAGTACCCTTTTGTAGTAGTAGAAGCAGATGAATTCGATCGTTCATTTTTGCATTTGAAACCTGATGTATCTATAGTTACAGCAACAGACGCCGACCATTTGGATATATATGGAAATCATGCAGAGATGGAAAAAACCTTTATTGCTTTTTCAAAGAAAACCAAAAAGGATGGGATATTATTTGCTAAAAAAGAGATACCACAGATTGCTCATTTTAGAAAGCCAAATTCCACTTACAGCATATATGTGGATGCTGATATCAATTCGGAGAAGATAAAAGTAGTGAACGGGGATTATAAATTTACCTATAAGGATGCGGATGTGAAATGGAATAATATTATATGTGGTTTGCCTGGTTCGCACAATGTGGAGAATGCCACTGCAGCAATAGCTGTGTGCAAGTATTTGGGATTGACGGAGAAGCAAATTAAAAAAGGTTTGAAAACATTTGCAGGCGTGAAGAGAAGATTTGAATATATTATTAAGCTAAAGGATTTTGTATATATTGATGATTATGCTCACCATCCGGAAGAGTTGAAAGCAGCTATCAATTCGGCTAAAATGTTATATAAGGATAAAAAAATTACGGGTATTTTTCAGCCGCATTTATATAGTCGTACGCGTGATTTTGCAAAAGGCTTTGCGGAAAGTTTGGATTTATTGGATGAAATTATACTCATGGATATTTATCCTGCCCGAGAAAAACCGATGAAAGGCGTGACTTCGAAAATCATTTTCGACTTGATGAAAAATAAAAACAAAGTATTGGTCTCTAAAGAAAACCTAATGAAAGAGATAAAGAAATATAAGCCAGAAGTGTTGTTAACATTGGGTGCTGGTGATGTTGATACTTTCATTTCGCCTTTGAAAAAATATTATAGTAAGGGTCTTTGA
- the murG gene encoding undecaprenyldiphospho-muramoylpentapeptide beta-N-acetylglucosaminyltransferase, translating to MLPLTKVIISGGGTGGHIYPAVSIAQELEKQIPGINILFVGAKGKMEMEKVPKAGFEIEGLWISGLQRKLTLGNLSFPIKVLSSIYIANIILNKFKPQIAIGVGGYASGPLLYTAGIKGIPTLIHEQNSYAGLTNKWLSKRANKICVAYDGMEKYFPAAKIVKTGNPVRQDLQNMAQKKQEASKFFGLGLAKKTILFIGGSLGARTLNQTLKSDVYKLTDAGYQVIWQTGKLYYDEVKHLENENVKIYDFIYQMDLAYAMADVIVSRAGASSISEIALVGKPLVLVPSPNVSEDHQTKNAMALVNKEAAMMVKDIDAKSSLMDSCLALMNDIVLQNKLATHIKFFATPDAAKTIVSEILSLVK from the coding sequence ATGTTACCCTTAACGAAAGTAATCATATCAGGAGGAGGGACTGGAGGACATATATATCCAGCAGTTTCTATTGCACAGGAATTGGAGAAACAAATTCCGGGTATAAATATATTATTTGTGGGAGCTAAAGGCAAAATGGAAATGGAGAAAGTACCTAAAGCTGGATTTGAAATTGAGGGACTATGGATAAGTGGTTTGCAAAGAAAATTGACGCTCGGTAATTTATCTTTCCCAATTAAAGTATTGTCGAGCATATATATAGCAAATATTATATTAAACAAATTTAAACCACAAATAGCTATTGGAGTAGGTGGATATGCAAGTGGCCCGCTGCTTTATACCGCAGGGATAAAAGGTATTCCTACCTTGATTCATGAACAAAATTCGTATGCAGGTCTTACCAACAAATGGCTGAGTAAAAGAGCGAATAAAATATGTGTGGCTTATGACGGAATGGAAAAGTATTTTCCAGCGGCAAAGATTGTAAAAACAGGCAATCCTGTGCGACAAGATTTGCAAAATATGGCACAGAAAAAGCAAGAAGCTTCCAAATTTTTCGGATTAGGTTTGGCTAAGAAAACGATTTTATTTATAGGTGGAAGCCTAGGTGCCAGAACGCTGAATCAAACTTTAAAAAGTGACGTATATAAACTTACTGACGCAGGATATCAAGTTATATGGCAAACAGGTAAATTGTATTATGATGAAGTGAAGCATTTGGAAAATGAGAATGTAAAAATTTATGATTTTATATATCAAATGGATTTGGCTTATGCTATGGCCGATGTTATAGTTTCGCGTGCGGGTGCAAGCTCGATATCAGAAATTGCTTTGGTAGGAAAGCCTTTGGTATTGGTGCCTTCGCCCAATGTGTCCGAAGACCATCAGACAAAAAATGCAATGGCCTTGGTTAACAAAGAAGCAGCGATGATGGTGAAAGATATAGATGCTAAAAGCAGCTTAATGGATAGTTGCCTCGCATTGATGAATGACATTGTGTTACAAAATAAACTAGCGACTCATATTAAATTTTTTGCCACACCCGATGCTGCAAAAACCATAGTTTCTGAAATTTTAAGTTTGGTGAAATGA
- the mraY gene encoding phospho-N-acetylmuramoyl-pentapeptide-transferase: MLYYLFEYLNKHYHFSGSGLYQFISVRTGAAIIVSLLISLVFGGRLIKMLHKLQVSETVRKLGLQGEEAKQGTPTMGGLIIIAAIVIPTLLFARIWNVYIILMLFVTVWLGLIGFIDDYIKVFKKDKKGLAGKFKIIGQVVCGLVVGLTLYLHPSVMVKDFIPETEVSQHAGEGYHKTEETVDGKTLYAKEHRSTVTTIPFFKNHELDYGDIFGSNWAGLVFVLVVIFIITAVSNGANITDGIDGLAAGTSGIMGITLALIAYLTGNIVFSKYLNIMYISHLGELTIFAGAFVGACVGFLWYNTYPAQVFMGDTGSLALGGIIAAFAIIIRKELLIPILCGVFLAENLSVVIQVTYFKYTKRKFGEGKRIFLMSPLHHHFQKKGYHESKIVARFWVVGIMLALITILTLKVR, encoded by the coding sequence ATGCTATATTATTTATTTGAATATCTAAACAAACATTATCATTTCTCAGGCTCGGGATTGTATCAGTTTATCTCGGTAAGAACTGGGGCGGCTATTATAGTGTCCTTACTTATTTCATTGGTTTTTGGAGGCAGACTTATTAAAATGCTTCACAAATTGCAAGTATCAGAAACCGTGCGTAAGCTTGGTTTACAAGGTGAAGAAGCCAAGCAAGGAACTCCTACAATGGGCGGATTAATTATTATAGCCGCTATTGTAATTCCGACTTTGCTTTTTGCAAGAATATGGAATGTATATATCATACTGATGTTATTTGTAACTGTATGGCTGGGATTAATTGGTTTTATAGATGATTATATAAAAGTATTCAAAAAAGATAAAAAAGGATTAGCAGGAAAATTCAAAATTATAGGACAAGTAGTGTGCGGATTGGTAGTAGGATTAACCTTGTATTTGCATCCATCGGTAATGGTAAAAGATTTTATACCGGAAACCGAAGTGTCGCAGCATGCTGGAGAAGGATATCATAAAACGGAAGAAACTGTAGACGGGAAAACATTATATGCAAAAGAACATAGATCAACAGTAACAACTATACCATTTTTTAAAAATCATGAATTAGATTATGGCGATATTTTTGGAAGTAACTGGGCAGGTTTAGTTTTTGTGTTGGTGGTTATATTTATTATAACAGCAGTATCCAATGGGGCAAATATTACCGACGGTATAGATGGACTTGCAGCTGGCACATCAGGTATTATGGGCATAACCTTGGCTTTGATAGCTTACCTCACGGGGAATATAGTCTTCTCAAAATATTTAAATATCATGTATATATCCCATTTGGGGGAGCTTACCATTTTTGCGGGAGCATTTGTAGGAGCTTGTGTTGGATTCTTATGGTATAATACATACCCTGCACAAGTATTCATGGGAGATACCGGAAGTTTGGCATTAGGAGGTATCATCGCAGCTTTTGCTATTATTATTAGAAAGGAATTATTGATTCCAATATTATGTGGTGTTTTCCTTGCCGAAAATTTATCGGTGGTGATACAGGTCACATATTTTAAATATACCAAACGAAAATTTGGAGAAGGGAAAAGAATATTTCTGATGTCGCCGCTGCACCACCATTTTCAAAAGAAAGGTTATCATGAAAGCAAAATAGTTGCCCGCTTTTGGGTAGTGGGAATCATGTTAGCACTAATAACCATACTCACCTTAAAAGTAAGATAA
- the ftsA gene encoding cell division protein FtsA — translation MSKEKIVVGLDIGTTKVCAIVGRKNEFGKIDILGMGQALSTGVNHGMVTNIPKTEDAVSQAIAEAKARSGIDIKVVQVGIAGQHIKSTPNRSLLVRNNIDTEITQSDLNRLADDMYKVALAPGEQIIHVLPQDYTVDGEAGISDPVGMAGLRLEGNFHVITGHITAAKNIYKCVTRAGLHVENLILEPLASADAVLTAEELEAGVVLVDIGGGTTDVAIFHENVIRHTAIIPFGGNVINDDIQEGCMVMKNQAELLKIKFGSAIPEENKENEIVCVPGLRGKEPKEISVKNLSRIINARMEEIISSVVYEIKASGLEKKLIAGIVLTGGGSQLKHLPQLVEFHTGLDVRVGYPDEHLAKGMVDEVKSPAYATGIGLVMKGLNSVTSQTNPTIVPDKIEEAPIAEEVKVARPKGPGLVSKLAESFRNLMKDEELEDYKREKGN, via the coding sequence ATGAGCAAAGAAAAAATTGTAGTTGGGTTAGATATCGGTACCACTAAGGTGTGTGCTATAGTTGGCCGCAAAAATGAATTCGGTAAAATTGATATTTTGGGGATGGGTCAGGCGTTGTCCACAGGTGTGAACCACGGCATGGTGACCAATATACCTAAAACCGAAGATGCGGTTAGCCAAGCAATTGCCGAAGCCAAAGCTCGTTCAGGTATAGATATTAAAGTGGTACAAGTGGGTATTGCTGGTCAGCATATCAAATCAACACCTAACCGCAGTTTGTTGGTGCGGAATAATATAGATACTGAAATTACACAAAGCGATTTGAATCGTTTGGCCGATGATATGTATAAAGTTGCATTGGCACCTGGTGAGCAAATTATACATGTTTTACCCCAAGATTATACAGTGGATGGCGAAGCAGGAATTAGTGATCCTGTTGGAATGGCAGGTTTAAGACTGGAAGGAAACTTTCATGTAATAACTGGACATATAACGGCTGCAAAAAATATATATAAATGTGTAACACGTGCAGGTTTGCATGTGGAGAATTTGATATTGGAACCTCTTGCTTCGGCAGATGCAGTGCTTACTGCGGAAGAATTGGAAGCTGGAGTTGTATTGGTAGATATTGGTGGTGGTACTACCGATGTTGCTATATTTCATGAGAATGTAATTAGACATACCGCTATTATACCGTTTGGTGGCAATGTGATAAATGATGATATACAAGAAGGATGTATGGTGATGAAAAACCAAGCTGAACTTTTGAAAATAAAATTCGGATCGGCTATCCCTGAAGAGAATAAGGAAAATGAAATTGTATGTGTTCCGGGATTGAGAGGAAAAGAACCCAAAGAAATTTCGGTGAAGAATCTTTCTCGCATCATCAATGCACGTATGGAAGAAATCATCAGCTCGGTAGTATATGAAATTAAAGCATCGGGTCTTGAGAAAAAATTAATCGCAGGAATTGTATTAACTGGTGGTGGTTCGCAACTGAAACATTTGCCACAGTTGGTAGAATTTCATACAGGGTTGGATGTTCGTGTGGGCTATCCCGATGAACATTTGGCTAAAGGAATGGTTGACGAAGTTAAAAGCCCTGCTTATGCTACAGGTATAGGTTTGGTGATGAAAGGACTTAACTCTGTAACTTCACAAACTAATCCAACAATAGTTCCTGATAAAATAGAAGAAGCACCTATTGCTGAAGAAGTAAAGGTAGCAAGACCTAAAGGACCCGGATTGGTGAGCAAACTTGCAGAATCGTTTAGAAACTTGATGAAAGATGAAGAGTTGGAAGATTATAAGAGAGAGAAAGGCAATTAA
- a CDS encoding UDP-N-acetylmuramoyl-L-alanyl-D-glutamate--2,6-diaminopimelate ligase, which yields MKTIKEVISNVNIVEVVGDTSLPVSAIVSDSRKALKDMMFVAVKGTQTDGHNYIPKVIEQGCVIIVVEQIPQVINEGIVYIQVNNTSEALGQISSNFYNNPSEKLKLVAITGTNGKTTCATLLFNLFTKLGHSCGLLSTVQNQINEQIIPATHTTPDAISLNKLLADMVDAGCEYVFMEASSHSIEQNRIAGLTITGAAFTNITQDHLDYHHTFDNYIKAKKKLFDNLDIDAFALYNKDDRNGSIMVQNTKAAKYSFALNAPADFKAKIIECDFNGLLLNIDGEEAWYRLVGRFNAYNILTVYAVAFLLGKSKEEIITALSNLGSVTGRFDYFMSPKKLMAIIDYAHTPDALQNVLQTINDIRSRNETLYTIIGCGGNRDAGKRPMMAKVAAEMSDKVIFTSDNPRDENPETIIDQMQVGVSALHYKKTLRIVDRREAIKTAVSMANPMDIILLAGKGHETYQEIAGVKHEFDDKKIIIELIEKLEK from the coding sequence GTGAAAACTATAAAAGAGGTCATATCGAATGTAAATATTGTCGAAGTGGTAGGAGATACTTCTTTGCCCGTTTCTGCTATTGTTTCTGATAGTAGAAAAGCATTGAAAGATATGATGTTTGTTGCAGTGAAAGGAACTCAAACAGATGGACACAATTATATTCCTAAAGTAATTGAGCAAGGATGTGTTATTATAGTTGTAGAGCAAATACCTCAAGTAATAAATGAGGGTATTGTATATATTCAAGTTAATAATACTTCAGAAGCACTCGGACAAATTTCATCCAACTTCTATAATAATCCTTCAGAGAAATTAAAACTTGTTGCTATTACAGGTACCAATGGCAAAACGACCTGTGCCACTTTATTGTTTAATTTATTTACTAAACTGGGTCATTCCTGTGGCCTTTTATCAACTGTTCAAAATCAGATTAACGAGCAAATAATTCCAGCTACACATACAACACCCGATGCTATATCCTTAAACAAATTGTTGGCCGATATGGTTGACGCAGGTTGTGAATATGTATTTATGGAAGCTAGTAGCCATTCAATTGAGCAAAATAGGATTGCGGGATTGACAATAACTGGAGCAGCTTTTACCAATATTACCCAAGACCATCTTGACTACCATCATACATTTGACAATTATATAAAAGCCAAGAAAAAATTATTTGATAATTTGGATATTGATGCATTTGCATTATATAACAAAGATGATCGTAATGGATCAATTATGGTGCAAAATACAAAGGCGGCAAAATATTCATTTGCCTTAAATGCCCCTGCCGATTTCAAAGCGAAAATTATTGAATGTGATTTTAATGGTTTATTATTAAACATTGACGGGGAAGAGGCTTGGTATAGACTTGTTGGAAGGTTTAATGCATATAATATATTAACTGTATATGCTGTTGCATTTTTATTGGGAAAAAGCAAAGAAGAGATTATAACAGCATTAAGCAATTTGGGCAGCGTAACTGGAAGGTTTGACTATTTCATGTCGCCCAAAAAGCTCATGGCCATTATTGATTATGCCCATACACCCGATGCACTACAGAATGTATTGCAAACCATTAATGATATTCGTAGCCGTAACGAAACATTATATACAATTATCGGTTGTGGTGGAAATAGGGATGCAGGCAAAAGACCAATGATGGCCAAGGTTGCAGCAGAGATGAGCGATAAAGTAATATTTACTTCGGATAATCCAAGAGATGAAAATCCAGAAACAATTATTGACCAAATGCAAGTAGGGGTGTCCGCATTACATTATAAGAAAACGCTTCGTATTGTAGATAGGAGAGAAGCCATCAAAACAGCAGTGAGTATGGCAAACCCTATGGATATTATACTTCTTGCAGGCAAGGGGCATGAGACATATCAAGAGATAGCAGGTGTAAAACATGAATTTGACGATAAAAAAATTATAATAGAACTTATAGAAAAACTAGAAAAGTAG
- the murD gene encoding UDP-N-acetylmuramoyl-L-alanine--D-glutamate ligase, which yields MKKRLVILGAGESGTGAAILGVQKDYDVFVSDSGAIKENYIDELNHYHIAFEQSMHTEALILNADLVIKSPGIPEKAEIIKKLKALEIAVISEIEFAGKYTNAYTICITGTDGKTTTASMIYDIMKRADMNVGLGGNIGKSFARQVALENFDYYVLEISSFQLDGMYDFRANIAVLTNISPDHLDRYNYELDNYISSKFRIVRNQTLADYFIYCADNKLTLDNLEKHQTKAKLLPFSFFDKCIPGAYNNENQLTVEINPLNNQITIMNLSELSLKGRHNVYNSMAAAVVGEVLEIRKGVIRESLSQFVNIEHRLENCGKVGGIEFVNDSKATTVNAVWYALESMQSPVVWIAGGVDKGNDYTQLKQLVKDKVKIIVCLGLDNRKIHEAFGQEVDMIVNATSMQEAVHIAYKLASKEDIVLLSPACASFDLFEDYQDRGRQFKKAVRNL from the coding sequence TTGAAAAAAAGATTAGTCATATTGGGAGCCGGCGAAAGCGGAACTGGAGCAGCCATTTTGGGTGTACAAAAAGACTATGATGTTTTTGTAAGTGATAGTGGAGCGATAAAAGAAAACTATATTGATGAACTTAATCACTATCATATCGCATTCGAGCAAAGCATGCATACAGAAGCGTTAATCTTAAATGCAGATTTGGTTATAAAAAGCCCTGGAATCCCTGAGAAGGCCGAGATTATCAAAAAATTAAAAGCCCTTGAAATAGCTGTCATATCTGAAATAGAATTTGCAGGAAAGTATACAAATGCATATACTATATGTATTACAGGCACCGATGGCAAAACCACTACCGCTTCTATGATATATGACATCATGAAAAGAGCAGACATGAATGTGGGGTTGGGAGGCAATATCGGAAAAAGTTTTGCCCGTCAGGTAGCACTTGAAAATTTCGACTATTATGTTTTAGAAATAAGTAGTTTTCAATTGGATGGTATGTATGATTTTAGGGCAAATATAGCCGTCCTTACTAATATATCACCCGACCATTTGGATAGATATAATTATGAGTTGGATAATTATATATCCAGCAAGTTTAGGATTGTACGAAACCAAACCCTAGCAGACTATTTTATATATTGTGCAGACAATAAACTTACGTTAGATAATTTAGAAAAGCACCAAACAAAAGCAAAGTTATTACCTTTTTCATTTTTCGATAAATGTATACCGGGAGCATATAATAACGAGAATCAATTAACAGTAGAAATCAACCCTTTAAACAACCAAATAACTATTATGAATCTATCAGAATTATCATTAAAAGGCCGTCACAATGTCTACAATTCTATGGCTGCGGCTGTAGTAGGCGAAGTGCTCGAAATCCGTAAAGGAGTAATTAGGGAGAGCCTGTCTCAATTTGTTAACATCGAACACCGCCTCGAAAATTGTGGCAAGGTTGGTGGTATTGAGTTTGTAAACGACTCAAAAGCTACCACCGTAAATGCGGTGTGGTATGCATTAGAAAGTATGCAAAGTCCAGTAGTTTGGATAGCAGGTGGCGTTGATAAGGGCAATGACTATACCCAATTGAAACAATTGGTGAAAGATAAAGTAAAAATTATTGTATGTCTAGGTTTAGACAATAGAAAAATTCACGAAGCTTTCGGCCAAGAAGTGGATATGATAGTTAATGCTACTTCCATGCAAGAAGCTGTACACATTGCCTACAAATTAGCAAGCAAGGAAGATATCGTATTATTAAGTCCAGCTTGTGCGAGTTTCGATTTATTCGAGGATTATCAAGACAGGGGACGCCAGTTCAAAAAAGCTGTTAGGAACTTATAG
- a CDS encoding FtsW/RodA/SpoVE family cell cycle protein, with product MDIILNKAKGDLVLWFVIIILSLFGVLAVYSSTGSIAFTQYDGNTEAKMFKHLAILIFGLFFMYLCHLIDYRYYSRISLILVVVSVPLLIYTLIWGVDLNDAKRWINLPLINQTFQTSDLAKVALIMFIARQLSRAQDEPKELKKSFMPILAWVVVICTLIAPANLSTAAVLFATSLLVMFIGRMPLKYIFMIVGSGVLALGLLVSVAMFTPAKGRFETWKNRIETYIDGDNGGSYQNQQAKIAIATGGITGKGPGNSTQRNFLPHPYSDFIFAIIIEEYGLIGGMTIVLLYLLFLFRCIRIVIKSPRAYGALLAVGLAFSLVIQAFINMGVAVNVFPVTGLPLPLVSMGGTSILFNSIAFGIILSVSRKVEEGHKEEEIEASSAVSPSDNVDNNLQAQTI from the coding sequence GTGGATATCATACTAAATAAAGCAAAAGGAGACTTAGTATTATGGTTTGTAATCATTATACTGTCTCTATTCGGTGTATTGGCTGTATATAGCAGTACGGGCAGTATTGCTTTTACGCAATACGATGGCAATACCGAAGCTAAAATGTTTAAGCATTTGGCTATTCTAATATTTGGGTTGTTTTTTATGTATCTGTGTCACCTAATTGATTACAGATATTACTCACGCATTTCATTAATTTTGGTTGTGGTATCGGTACCCTTATTAATATATACATTAATCTGGGGGGTTGATTTGAATGATGCCAAGCGATGGATTAATTTACCATTGATCAACCAAACTTTTCAAACAAGCGATTTGGCCAAGGTCGCCTTAATTATGTTTATCGCTCGTCAATTGTCGAGAGCACAAGATGAACCTAAAGAATTGAAAAAGTCATTTATGCCTATATTGGCTTGGGTAGTTGTTATATGTACTTTAATAGCACCTGCAAATCTTTCCACGGCAGCAGTTTTATTCGCTACTTCATTATTGGTGATGTTTATAGGAAGGATGCCTTTAAAATATATATTTATGATAGTAGGGAGTGGAGTTTTGGCATTGGGATTATTGGTGTCGGTAGCTATGTTTACACCTGCAAAGGGACGTTTTGAAACATGGAAAAACAGAATTGAAACCTATATTGATGGAGATAATGGAGGTAGCTATCAAAATCAGCAAGCTAAGATTGCAATTGCCACTGGAGGCATCACAGGTAAGGGCCCAGGCAATAGTACACAAAGAAATTTTTTACCTCATCCGTATTCAGATTTTATTTTTGCTATTATCATAGAAGAATATGGATTAATTGGAGGAATGACAATTGTACTATTATATCTATTATTTCTATTTCGATGTATTCGAATTGTGATAAAAAGTCCCAGGGCTTATGGTGCTTTGTTGGCAGTGGGCTTGGCTTTTAGCTTGGTGATACAGGCATTTATTAATATGGGAGTAGCAGTAAATGTTTTCCCAGTTACGGGTTTGCCTTTGCCTTTGGTGAGCATGGGCGGTACCAGTATCTTATTTAATTCTATAGCATTTGGTATTATATTAAGTGTGAGTAGAAAGGTGGAGGAAGGGCATAAGGAAGAGGAGATAGAAGCTTCGTCCGCTGTGTCCCCATCAGATAATGTAGATAATAATTTACAAGCTCAAACTATATAA